A single Micromonospora sp. CCTCC AA 2012012 DNA region contains:
- a CDS encoding NADPH-dependent F420 reductase, with product MKIGIIGSGHIGGTLTRRLSTLGHDVTVTNSRGPQSLTDLAAETGATAGTLEEAVNSAELVVVAIPLKAVPALPAELFDGKIVVDADNYYPQRDGDIAELLDRSLSSSRWTAEHLKGARVVKAFNNIQAAHLMESGRPAGSADRIALPVAGDDAQAKQTVMELVDALGFDPVDAGTLDESWRQQPDTPVYGTDRDADGVRKGLAEARP from the coding sequence ATGAAGATCGGAATCATCGGGTCGGGGCACATCGGCGGCACCCTCACCCGTCGACTGAGCACGCTCGGGCACGACGTCACCGTGACCAACTCGCGTGGCCCGCAGAGCCTGACGGACCTCGCGGCCGAGACCGGCGCCACCGCCGGCACGCTGGAGGAGGCGGTGAACTCGGCGGAGCTGGTCGTCGTGGCCATCCCGCTCAAGGCCGTACCGGCGCTGCCTGCGGAACTCTTCGACGGCAAGATCGTCGTCGACGCCGACAACTACTACCCCCAGCGGGACGGCGACATCGCCGAGCTGCTGGACCGGAGCCTCAGCTCCAGCCGGTGGACCGCGGAGCACCTCAAGGGTGCCCGGGTGGTGAAGGCGTTCAACAACATCCAGGCGGCGCACCTGATGGAGAGCGGTCGGCCTGCCGGCTCCGCCGACCGGATCGCCCTCCCGGTGGCCGGCGACGACGCCCAGGCGAAGCAGACGGTGATGGAGCTGGTGGACGCGCTCGGCTTCGACCCGGTCGACGCGGGCACCCTCGACGAGAGCTGGCGGCAGCAGCCGGACACCCCGGTCTACGGCACCGACCGGGACGCGGACGGCGTACGCAAGGGGCTGGCCGAGGCGCGGCCCTGA
- a CDS encoding VanW family protein, with protein MTLYGEKPPAADDRPTVQVTAVTWPGDEPDPASAPAPGRPGGRSRRGRLLLAGGLTAALLAAGVGVGAYAYAGDVPRGTIVLGTELGGRSRADAARELRSALERRAATLNAPVKVTVGEKATEVKPADVGLAVDVDATVAAAAKADAHAVSRLVGSRTVDPVVTVDVARLDTVLRGALGKQGREMTLPAIIFTGTTPKPVYPKPSLSLDPPRSAEVVKQGWLSGRPVTVPLVEKAPATSRAEVDTLVEELAKPAVAAPVTLTTDKGSVTIPPTAIARSLRFSADEAGKLTPRVDVKRLRSALGDTLAKIEVEPKDAGLTIAGGKPKVVPGRAGQQVDSAALARDLLAVLPRTDGRTVTGRLTAAQPELTEAKLAELGIKERVSTFTTKFPGGLSSPRSQNIIQAAKDVDGTIVKPGETFSLNGHTGERGYDQGYQDAPVIVDGKLVPGVGGGVSQFTTTLFNASYYAGMEDVEHKPHSYWFDRYPAVIESTIFWPDLDFKFRNTSPHGVLIDTSYTANTITVSMWSTKIYDSVKTEYGPRRNITKPQTIHLEPGPKCIESNGIDGFTQDAFRVIRKDGKVIKREKFSWTYQAEPKYVCGPAPS; from the coding sequence GTGACGCTGTACGGCGAAAAACCCCCGGCCGCCGACGACCGGCCGACGGTCCAGGTCACCGCGGTGACCTGGCCCGGTGACGAGCCGGATCCCGCTTCCGCACCGGCCCCCGGCCGACCCGGGGGACGCTCCCGGCGCGGCCGGCTGCTGCTCGCCGGCGGCCTCACCGCGGCGCTGCTGGCCGCCGGGGTGGGCGTCGGCGCCTACGCGTACGCCGGTGACGTCCCGCGCGGCACCATCGTGCTCGGCACGGAGCTGGGCGGCCGGAGCCGGGCCGACGCGGCTCGGGAGCTGCGGTCGGCGCTGGAACGCCGGGCGGCGACGCTGAACGCCCCGGTGAAGGTCACGGTGGGCGAGAAGGCCACCGAGGTGAAGCCGGCGGACGTGGGCCTCGCCGTGGACGTCGACGCGACCGTGGCCGCCGCCGCGAAGGCCGACGCGCACGCGGTGAGCCGCCTCGTCGGCTCCCGGACGGTCGACCCGGTGGTGACCGTGGACGTCGCCCGGCTCGACACGGTGCTGCGGGGCGCGCTCGGCAAGCAGGGTCGGGAGATGACCCTGCCGGCGATCATCTTCACCGGGACGACGCCGAAGCCGGTCTATCCGAAGCCGAGCCTCAGCCTGGACCCGCCGCGCTCCGCCGAGGTGGTGAAGCAGGGCTGGCTGAGCGGCCGGCCGGTGACCGTGCCGCTGGTCGAGAAGGCCCCGGCCACCAGCCGGGCGGAGGTCGACACGCTGGTCGAGGAGTTGGCGAAGCCGGCGGTGGCCGCCCCCGTCACCCTGACCACCGACAAGGGCTCGGTCACCATCCCGCCGACCGCCATCGCCCGGAGCCTGCGCTTCTCCGCCGACGAGGCGGGCAAGCTGACCCCGAGGGTGGACGTGAAGCGGCTGCGCAGCGCCCTGGGCGACACCCTCGCCAAGATCGAGGTGGAGCCGAAGGACGCCGGGCTGACCATCGCCGGCGGCAAGCCGAAGGTGGTGCCCGGCCGGGCCGGCCAGCAGGTCGACTCGGCCGCGCTCGCCCGGGACCTGCTGGCCGTGCTGCCGAGGACCGACGGGCGCACGGTCACCGGCCGGCTCACCGCGGCCCAGCCGGAGCTGACCGAGGCGAAGCTGGCGGAGCTGGGCATCAAGGAGCGGGTCTCGACCTTCACCACGAAGTTTCCCGGTGGGCTCTCCTCGCCGCGCAGCCAGAACATCATCCAGGCCGCGAAGGACGTGGACGGCACCATCGTCAAGCCCGGCGAGACGTTCTCGCTCAACGGTCACACCGGGGAACGCGGCTACGACCAGGGCTACCAGGACGCGCCCGTGATCGTCGACGGCAAGCTGGTCCCCGGGGTGGGTGGCGGCGTCTCCCAGTTCACCACGACGCTCTTCAACGCCAGTTACTACGCCGGCATGGAGGACGTCGAGCACAAGCCGCACTCGTACTGGTTCGACCGGTACCCGGCGGTGATCGAGTCGACCATCTTCTGGCCGGACCTGGACTTCAAGTTCCGCAACACCAGCCCGCACGGCGTCCTCATCGACACGTCGTACACCGCCAACACGATCACCGTGTCGATGTGGAGCACGAAGATCTACGACAGCGTCAAGACGGAGTACGGCCCCCGGCGCAACATCACCAAGCCGCAGACCATCCACCTGGAGCCCGGCCCGAAGTGCATCGAGAGCAACGGCATCGACGGCTTCACCCAGGACGCGTTCCGGGTGATCCGCAAGGACGGCAAGGTGATCAAGCGGGAGAAGTTCAGCTGGACCTACCAGGCCGAGCCGAAGTACGTCTGCGGGCCCGCGCCCTCCTGA
- the nudC gene encoding NAD(+) diphosphatase has product MRTDERGLTYGGGWLDRAGDRRADPEWIAARLAEPGTVVLPLWRDRCLVTADRRPVRVPVDLAAELLAGSGQTVFLGLDDGTAVFAADLSPSTEAAALALAGAVEAVDVRAVVGGLGPAEAAVQAYARGLLHWHRGHRYCGGCGAATEARDGGHSRFCAPCDRLSFPRIEPAVIVLVEAPDAPARCLLARHGGARPDSWSTLAGFVEVGEALEDAVRRELVEEAGVSVTDVVYQGSQAWPFPAGLMVGFRATATSAETRVDGVELLEARWFTRAELRAREAAGRPLGRVDSIDHRLLHTWLAEGD; this is encoded by the coding sequence GTGCGGACCGACGAGCGGGGCCTGACGTACGGGGGCGGGTGGCTGGACCGGGCGGGCGACCGGCGGGCCGACCCGGAGTGGATCGCGGCGCGACTGGCCGAACCGGGCACCGTCGTGCTGCCGCTCTGGCGGGACCGCTGCCTGGTGACCGCCGACCGCCGACCGGTACGGGTGCCCGTCGACCTGGCCGCCGAGCTGCTGGCCGGCAGCGGGCAGACCGTCTTCCTCGGGCTGGACGACGGCACGGCCGTCTTCGCCGCCGACCTCTCCCCGTCGACCGAGGCGGCGGCGCTGGCGCTCGCCGGTGCCGTCGAGGCGGTGGACGTGCGGGCCGTGGTAGGTGGGCTGGGGCCGGCCGAGGCGGCCGTCCAGGCGTACGCCCGGGGGTTGCTGCACTGGCACCGGGGGCACCGGTACTGCGGCGGGTGCGGCGCGGCCACCGAGGCCCGGGACGGCGGACACAGCCGGTTCTGCGCACCCTGCGACCGGCTGTCCTTCCCGCGGATCGAGCCGGCGGTGATCGTGCTGGTCGAGGCGCCGGACGCGCCGGCCCGGTGCCTGCTGGCCCGGCACGGCGGCGCGCGACCGGACTCGTGGTCGACGCTGGCCGGCTTCGTCGAGGTCGGCGAGGCCCTGGAGGACGCGGTACGGCGGGAGCTGGTCGAGGAGGCCGGCGTCTCGGTGACCGACGTGGTCTATCAGGGGTCGCAGGCGTGGCCGTTCCCGGCGGGCCTGATGGTCGGGTTCCGGGCCACCGCCACCTCGGCGGAGACCCGGGTGGACGGCGTGGAGCTGCTGGAGGCCCGCTGGTTCACCCGTGCCGAGCTGCGCGCACGGGAGGCCGCCGGGCGTCCGCTGGGCCGCGTCGACTCGATCGACCACCGGCTGCTGCACACCTGGCTGGCCGAGGGCGACTGA
- a CDS encoding polysaccharide biosynthesis protein, producing the protein MVAGTAGNALAYLVPVLAARRLDAAELGVLATALGLVAIASVPGLGLQLAVAVHHARHGRTPARRATVLTAALSGGVLVAATPLLAPALRLPAVVPALLAVTTVAVVLSSRWLGELQGGQRFLRLALGMALLAAGRYGGVIAGLLLGAGLTGSLLVGALVAALAPLLLARLAAGPPPTRPAVPAPALTAAQVVTGCGATLAMLVVSYADLLLARQLLPPAESGAYAVGTVLAKGALWAPQVVTVLALPRLARGDRRSRTVALAVTGACGALLVLASALGGGLAFRLAGGPDYVRLGAHAPAFAAIGALYAVVFVLLNAQVAAGARWPAAPLWVATVALVLVAGFVAPHTFTGLLWSALGTAVAVLAAMAVTSRRRLPAPA; encoded by the coding sequence ATGGTGGCCGGGACGGCCGGCAACGCCCTGGCCTACCTGGTGCCGGTGCTCGCGGCCCGCCGGCTCGACGCAGCGGAGCTGGGGGTGCTCGCCACCGCCCTCGGTCTGGTCGCCATCGCCAGCGTCCCGGGCCTCGGCCTGCAACTGGCGGTGGCCGTGCACCACGCCCGGCACGGGCGTACGCCGGCCCGCCGGGCCACCGTGCTCACCGCCGCGCTCTCCGGCGGGGTCCTGGTCGCCGCCACCCCGCTGCTCGCCCCGGCGCTGCGCCTGCCCGCCGTGGTCCCCGCCCTGCTGGCGGTCACCACCGTCGCCGTCGTGCTCTCGTCACGGTGGCTCGGCGAACTCCAGGGCGGACAGCGGTTCCTGCGCCTCGCCCTCGGGATGGCCCTGCTGGCCGCCGGCCGCTACGGCGGGGTGATCGCCGGCCTGCTGCTCGGTGCCGGCCTCACCGGCTCGCTGCTGGTGGGCGCGCTGGTGGCCGCCCTCGCCCCGCTGCTGCTGGCCCGGCTGGCCGCCGGACCGCCGCCGACCCGGCCGGCCGTGCCCGCCCCGGCGCTCACCGCCGCCCAGGTCGTCACCGGCTGCGGGGCGACCCTGGCGATGCTCGTCGTCTCCTACGCCGACCTGCTGCTGGCCCGGCAGCTGCTGCCACCGGCCGAGTCCGGGGCGTACGCGGTCGGCACGGTGCTGGCGAAGGGTGCGCTCTGGGCCCCGCAGGTCGTCACGGTGCTCGCGCTGCCCCGCCTGGCCCGGGGAGACCGGCGCAGCCGGACCGTCGCGCTCGCCGTCACCGGGGCCTGCGGAGCGCTGCTGGTGCTCGCCTCGGCGCTCGGCGGCGGGCTGGCGTTCCGCCTCGCCGGTGGCCCCGACTACGTACGCCTCGGCGCGCACGCCCCCGCCTTCGCCGCGATCGGCGCGCTCTATGCCGTGGTCTTCGTCCTGCTCAACGCCCAGGTGGCGGCCGGCGCGCGCTGGCCGGCGGCACCGCTGTGGGTGGCCACCGTCGCGCTGGTGCTGGTGGCCGGGTTCGTCGCCCCGCACACCTTCACCGGTCTGCTCTGGAGCGCACTCGGCACCGCCGTGGCCGTCCTGGCGGCGATGGCCGTCACCAGCCGCCGACGCCTCCCGGCCCCGGCCTGA
- a CDS encoding alpha-(1->3)-arabinofuranosyltransferase gives MRAEATTDNEPVGRRTRRTARRFRHLVVCIVLTALAFQQAPGLTVMDTKVDLNVNPAGWLLRSLHLWDPTGTFGQLQNQAYGYLWPMGPFFLIGSELGLPAWVVQRLWWALLFCVAYLGAVRLAGRLGIGTPAARMIAGVAFALSPRILTQLGWSSVESWPSAIAPWVLIPLVGLVRGGPLRRAIAGSAVAVACAGGVNATAVFAVVPLALLWLATLRPVRRRITALAAWCGAVALATAWWLVPLLVLGRYSPPFLDYIESSRFTTSVTDAVTVLRGASYWVAYLSGPFGPTLPAGAQLATDRMLVVATMVVALLGVGGLSRPGMPHRRFLVTGLLLGVALVGLGHVSELPNVLAGPERDFLDGAGAPLRNVHKFDVLLRLPLALGMAHLLGLLIRLARAVPARRRRRAGAVAWLAAGVAVTAVVGVASPALGDGLATPRGVTKVPGYWTEATDWLDGHTGRGRVLVVPGARFPSYDWGNTTDEIAQPLLKGRWAVRNAIPFTPPATIRLLDAVESALATGDGSAGLADLLARSGVSHVLFRADLDHGRSDTTRPAVVRQALQRSPGLTLVAGFGPVRGGETAEGLFRDHGLDVPTRALEVFRVDRPVEPVVAYDRTDVTTVVGGPESLLDMAAAGQLTAAPTVLAGDAPDATGPVTLTDGLRRRDVSFGRLRDNTSATLTAGDSFDVPAPAHDYLPDWGAARSTVARYDGISAVRASSSLAQVGVRGGTRPEHQPFAALDGDPTTSWRSAPDTAGSAQWLEATLAAPTRIRQVRVRFDLGADTVPTKVVVTAGYESVAVESFGDSMTFDLPGVHVTRDLRIVIESTLGQRPGTGTVGIAEIEIPGLDTGRTLLLPAPPATGQPAGVVVSAAPTTPACFFVDDEPRCSADAARGSEDGRSIDRTFTLPADGAYTARVWARPEPGGALDAVLDREVAAAQPLRLAPTVTASSTAVPDPAARPGVILDGDPATAWSPALGDGNPILHLTWLRPQVISGLRFSLAPGVAASKVGSVRVVGDDGVRGGLLGKNGLLTLSPPMRTDEITIQFLDKPSAYSQDPYGEHPPQALPIGVGEVSVLPAAPARTPPLDAPVKLTCGTGPTLRIAGAQVRTALTATLRDLLEAREVPAEPCGGRGAGRLALSVGQSRLVALPGGLARPTRVALEPRGAQPRATPAASAVEVAQWSATERRVRVDDHPVDRILAVRENTNAGWRATISDRTLTPVVVDGWQQGWLLPAGVSGEVVLRFVPDRAYQVGLFLGGVLLIGVVVLAVLPERRRAAATTVGRPARRSRGSLPLLLTGAAAVILSGGLLGVLLVAAGLVLATLGPIRLPWPRSPRRARLVTRLTVAWLPAALLLVAGWLHLTVAQRHVAAGPQLAALLALGCLWLTTTVRRRPARLAPATPTGPAPVEPADPATAEATAETTDDATAEATGEATGDATGEATAEATGDDADRGADEAPGPWRGTDLSSIT, from the coding sequence ATGCGCGCAGAGGCGACAACTGACAACGAACCGGTGGGCCGTCGCACCCGACGTACCGCCCGCCGGTTCCGCCATCTCGTCGTCTGCATCGTCCTCACCGCGCTCGCGTTTCAGCAGGCCCCCGGGCTCACGGTCATGGACACCAAGGTCGACCTCAACGTCAACCCCGCCGGCTGGCTGCTCCGTTCGCTGCACCTGTGGGACCCGACCGGCACCTTCGGACAGCTTCAGAACCAGGCGTACGGATACCTCTGGCCGATGGGACCGTTCTTCCTGATCGGGTCGGAACTCGGCCTCCCGGCCTGGGTGGTGCAGCGGCTCTGGTGGGCGCTGCTGTTCTGCGTCGCCTACCTGGGGGCGGTCCGGCTCGCCGGCCGGCTCGGCATCGGCACCCCGGCCGCCCGGATGATCGCCGGGGTGGCGTTCGCGCTCTCCCCGCGCATCCTCACCCAGCTCGGCTGGTCCTCCGTCGAGTCCTGGCCCAGCGCGATCGCCCCGTGGGTGCTGATCCCCCTGGTCGGGCTCGTACGCGGCGGTCCGCTCCGGCGGGCGATCGCCGGTTCGGCCGTCGCGGTCGCCTGCGCCGGCGGGGTCAACGCGACCGCCGTCTTCGCCGTCGTCCCACTCGCACTGCTCTGGCTCGCCACCCTCCGGCCCGTACGCCGCCGGATCACCGCGCTCGCGGCCTGGTGCGGCGCGGTCGCCCTGGCCACCGCCTGGTGGCTGGTCCCGCTGCTGGTGCTGGGCCGCTACAGCCCACCGTTCCTCGACTACATCGAGAGTTCCCGGTTCACCACCAGCGTCACCGACGCGGTGACCGTGCTGCGCGGCGCCTCCTACTGGGTGGCGTACCTGAGCGGGCCGTTCGGTCCGACCCTGCCCGCCGGGGCGCAGCTCGCCACCGACCGGATGCTGGTGGTCGCGACGATGGTGGTGGCGCTGCTCGGCGTCGGCGGGCTGTCCCGCCCGGGGATGCCGCACCGGCGGTTCCTGGTCACCGGCCTGCTGCTCGGCGTCGCCCTCGTCGGCCTCGGGCACGTCAGCGAGCTGCCCAACGTGCTCGCCGGGCCGGAGCGGGACTTCCTCGACGGTGCCGGGGCGCCGCTGCGGAACGTACACAAGTTCGACGTGCTGCTGCGACTGCCGCTCGCCCTCGGCATGGCCCACCTGCTCGGTCTGCTCATCCGGCTGGCCCGGGCGGTGCCGGCGCGGCGCCGCCGCCGGGCCGGCGCGGTCGCCTGGCTCGCCGCGGGCGTCGCCGTCACCGCCGTCGTCGGCGTGGCCAGCCCCGCCCTCGGCGACGGGCTGGCCACCCCGCGCGGGGTCACCAAGGTGCCCGGCTACTGGACCGAGGCGACCGACTGGCTGGACGGCCACACCGGGCGGGGCCGGGTGCTCGTGGTGCCCGGCGCCCGTTTCCCCTCCTACGACTGGGGCAACACCACCGACGAGATCGCCCAGCCGCTGCTCAAGGGGCGTTGGGCGGTCCGCAACGCCATCCCCTTCACGCCCCCGGCCACCATCCGGCTGCTGGACGCGGTGGAGTCGGCGCTGGCCACCGGCGACGGCTCGGCCGGCCTGGCGGACCTGCTCGCCCGGTCCGGCGTCAGCCACGTCCTGTTCCGCGCCGACCTCGACCACGGCCGCTCGGACACCACCCGCCCGGCGGTGGTCCGCCAGGCCCTGCAACGGTCACCCGGCCTGACCCTGGTCGCCGGCTTCGGCCCGGTCCGCGGGGGCGAGACCGCCGAGGGGCTGTTCCGCGACCACGGGCTGGACGTGCCGACCCGGGCCCTGGAGGTGTTCCGGGTCGACCGCCCGGTCGAGCCGGTCGTCGCGTACGACCGCACCGACGTCACCACCGTCGTCGGCGGCCCCGAGTCGCTGCTCGACATGGCCGCCGCCGGGCAGCTCACGGCCGCGCCGACGGTGCTCGCCGGGGACGCGCCGGACGCAACCGGCCCGGTCACCCTCACCGACGGGCTGCGTCGGCGGGACGTCTCGTTCGGCCGGCTACGGGACAACACGTCGGCCACGCTCACCGCCGGTGACTCCTTCGACGTGCCCGCTCCGGCGCACGACTACCTGCCCGACTGGGGCGCCGCCCGGTCCACCGTCGCCCGGTACGACGGCATCAGCGCCGTCCGGGCGTCCAGCTCCCTCGCCCAGGTGGGGGTACGCGGCGGCACCCGCCCCGAACACCAACCGTTCGCCGCGCTGGACGGCGATCCCACCACCTCGTGGCGGTCCGCGCCGGACACCGCCGGGTCGGCGCAGTGGCTGGAGGCGACCCTCGCCGCCCCCACCCGGATCCGGCAGGTACGGGTGCGCTTCGACCTCGGCGCCGACACGGTGCCGACCAAGGTGGTCGTCACCGCCGGGTACGAGAGCGTGGCGGTGGAGTCGTTCGGCGACAGCATGACCTTCGACCTGCCCGGCGTGCACGTCACCCGGGACCTGCGGATCGTCATCGAGTCGACCCTCGGGCAGCGGCCCGGCACCGGCACCGTCGGGATCGCCGAGATCGAGATCCCCGGGCTGGACACCGGTCGTACCCTCCTGCTGCCCGCACCGCCGGCCACCGGTCAACCGGCCGGCGTCGTCGTCTCGGCCGCCCCGACCACACCGGCCTGCTTCTTCGTCGACGACGAACCCCGGTGCTCCGCCGACGCCGCCCGTGGCTCCGAGGACGGCCGGTCGATCGACCGGACGTTCACCCTGCCGGCCGACGGCGCGTACACCGCCCGGGTGTGGGCCCGCCCGGAGCCCGGCGGCGCCCTGGACGCCGTCCTCGACCGGGAGGTGGCCGCCGCGCAGCCGCTGCGCCTCGCCCCGACGGTGACCGCCTCGTCGACCGCCGTTCCCGACCCGGCCGCCCGCCCGGGGGTGATCCTCGACGGCGATCCGGCGACCGCCTGGTCGCCCGCGCTGGGCGACGGGAACCCGATCCTGCACCTGACCTGGCTCCGGCCGCAGGTGATCAGCGGGCTGCGTTTCTCGCTCGCCCCGGGCGTGGCCGCCTCCAAGGTCGGCAGCGTGCGGGTCGTCGGCGACGACGGCGTACGCGGCGGCCTGCTGGGCAAGAACGGCCTGCTCACCCTGAGTCCGCCGATGCGGACCGACGAGATCACCATCCAGTTCCTCGACAAGCCGTCCGCGTACAGCCAGGACCCGTACGGCGAGCACCCGCCGCAGGCACTGCCGATCGGGGTCGGTGAGGTGAGCGTCCTGCCGGCCGCTCCCGCCCGGACGCCGCCGCTGGACGCGCCGGTGAAGCTCACCTGCGGGACCGGCCCCACGCTGCGGATCGCCGGTGCCCAGGTCCGGACCGCGCTCACCGCCACCCTGCGCGACCTGCTGGAGGCGCGGGAGGTGCCGGCCGAGCCGTGCGGTGGGCGGGGTGCCGGTCGGCTGGCCCTGTCGGTCGGCCAGTCCCGGCTGGTCGCCCTCCCCGGCGGGCTGGCCCGCCCGACCCGCGTCGCGCTGGAACCGCGCGGGGCACAGCCGCGTGCCACCCCGGCCGCCTCGGCCGTCGAGGTGGCGCAGTGGTCGGCCACCGAGCGACGGGTACGGGTCGACGACCACCCCGTCGACCGGATCCTCGCGGTGCGGGAGAACACCAACGCGGGCTGGCGGGCCACGATCTCCGACCGGACGCTCACCCCGGTGGTGGTGGACGGCTGGCAGCAGGGCTGGTTGCTGCCGGCCGGCGTGTCGGGCGAGGTGGTGCTCCGCTTCGTGCCGGACCGGGCGTACCAGGTCGGGCTCTTCCTGGGCGGTGTGCTGCTGATCGGCGTGGTCGTCCTGGCGGTGCTCCCGGAGCGCCGCCGCGCCGCCGCCACGACCGTGGGCCGACCGGCCCGGCGCAGCCGGGGCTCGCTGCCGCTGCTGCTGACGGGGGCCGCCGCGGTGATCCTCTCCGGTGGACTGCTGGGGGTGCTGCTGGTGGCGGCCGGGCTGGTGCTGGCCACGCTGGGCCCGATCCGGTTGCCCTGGCCGCGCAGCCCCCGCCGGGCCCGGCTGGTCACCCGGCTCACCGTCGCCTGGCTGCCGGCCGCCCTGCTGCTCGTCGCCGGTTGGCTGCACCTGACCGTCGCGCAACGGCACGTGGCCGCCGGCCCGCAGCTCGCCGCGCTGCTCGCGCTGGGCTGCCTCTGGCTGACCACGACCGTCCGCCGCCGACCGGCACGCCTCGCCCCCGCGACCCCGACCGGCCCGGCGCCGGTCGAACCGGCCGATCCCGCGACCGCCGAAGCGACCGCCGAGACGACCGACGACGCGACCGCCGAAGCGACCGGCGAGGCGACCGGCGACGCGACCGGCGAGGCGACCGCCGAAGCGACCGGCGACGACGCGGACCGGGGAGCGGACGAGGCGCCCGGCCCGTGGCGCGGCACCGACCTCTCCTCGATCACGTGA
- a CDS encoding glycosyltransferase family 4 protein — MDNACAGRNVLFLNWRDTRNPEGGGSEVYVERVAAELVARGHRVTIFCAAHRAAPAEETNADGVRLVRRGGRHTVYAWAALCYLAGIVGLGPLSARRSGRRPQVLVDVCNGLPFLSPLWTRRPVLNLVHHVHREQWPVVLGRWAARFGWWVESWLAVRVYRNCRYVTVSEATRTELATLGVTTERVTVVHNGTPELPRTDTPRASYPLLVALGRLVPHKRVEVALKAVAELADELPGLRLVVAGQGWWEPHLRQVADELGIADRVEFRGFVTEEEKASLLAAAWVALTPSLKEGWGLTIVEAGAAGTPTVAFRDAGGVAEAMVDGVSGLLAEDVDDYVAKVRQLLCDDTARERMGAAAREHAASFTWPAAGERFAALVTAGAVARAGERPVEACYLVP, encoded by the coding sequence GTGGACAATGCCTGCGCTGGACGAAACGTGCTGTTCCTGAACTGGCGGGACACACGTAACCCCGAGGGCGGCGGCTCCGAGGTCTACGTCGAACGGGTCGCCGCCGAGCTCGTCGCCCGTGGGCACCGCGTCACGATCTTCTGCGCCGCGCACCGTGCCGCGCCCGCCGAGGAGACCAACGCCGACGGCGTACGGCTGGTCCGCCGCGGCGGCCGGCACACGGTCTACGCCTGGGCCGCGCTCTGCTACCTCGCCGGGATCGTCGGCCTCGGCCCGCTGTCGGCCCGACGCTCCGGCCGCCGCCCGCAGGTGCTGGTGGACGTCTGCAACGGCCTGCCCTTCCTCTCCCCGCTCTGGACCCGCCGACCGGTGCTCAACCTGGTCCACCACGTGCACCGGGAGCAGTGGCCGGTGGTGCTCGGCCGGTGGGCGGCCCGGTTCGGCTGGTGGGTGGAGTCGTGGCTCGCCGTCCGGGTCTACCGGAACTGCCGCTACGTCACCGTCTCCGAGGCCACCCGCACCGAGCTGGCGACGCTCGGGGTGACCACGGAACGCGTCACGGTGGTCCACAACGGCACCCCGGAGCTGCCCCGCACCGACACGCCCCGGGCGTCGTACCCGCTGCTGGTGGCGCTCGGCCGGCTGGTCCCGCACAAGCGGGTCGAGGTGGCCCTGAAGGCGGTCGCCGAGCTCGCCGACGAGCTGCCCGGGCTGCGGCTCGTGGTCGCCGGGCAGGGCTGGTGGGAGCCGCACCTGCGCCAGGTCGCCGACGAGCTGGGCATCGCCGACCGGGTCGAGTTCCGGGGCTTCGTGACGGAGGAGGAGAAGGCATCCCTGCTGGCCGCGGCCTGGGTGGCGCTGACCCCCTCGCTCAAGGAGGGCTGGGGACTGACCATCGTGGAGGCCGGCGCGGCCGGCACCCCGACGGTGGCGTTCCGGGACGCCGGGGGTGTCGCCGAGGCGATGGTCGACGGAGTCAGCGGACTGCTCGCCGAGGACGTCGACGACTACGTCGCCAAGGTGCGGCAGCTGCTCTGCGACGACACCGCGCGGGAGCGGATGGGGGCGGCGGCCCGCGAGCACGCCGCGTCGTTCACCTGGCCGGCGGCCGGGGAACGCTTCGCGGCCCTGGTCACGGCGGGTGCCGTGGCCAGGGCCGGTGAGCGGCCGGTGGAGGCCTGTTACCTGGTGCCGTAG